One Streptomyces sp. CNQ-509 DNA window includes the following coding sequences:
- a CDS encoding sorbosone dehydrogenase family protein, whose amino-acid sequence MRARAFTAVAAAALVLAAGCSSGDDDGAGGKDASSSTAPAGSGGATDGGEPPPAKGSAKVVGTVAENLETPWGLAELPGGDLLVSSRDTGTVYHVAAGGGKVTEAGEVPGVQREPGNEGGLLGLALGADEMLYAYFTSDSDNRIVRMTYDSDGAEGNRLGAPDTVFRGIPKGGRHNGGRIAFGPDKMLYVGTGEAGDPALAQDMDSLGGKILRMTPDGEPARGNPEAGSVVYSYGHRNVQGLAWDDDKRLWAAEFGDQKWDELNLIEPGKNYGWPEVEGKENRDGFVDPVVQWPTPDASPSGIAFADGSIWMASLRGERLWRIPLDGTKAAADPQAFFDGTYGRLRTVQRASDGDLLLMTNETDLRGTPEKGDDRILRLEVS is encoded by the coding sequence GTGAGAGCCCGCGCCTTCACCGCCGTGGCCGCCGCCGCACTCGTGCTCGCCGCAGGCTGCTCGTCGGGCGACGACGACGGGGCCGGCGGGAAGGACGCGTCGTCCTCCACCGCCCCCGCCGGCAGCGGCGGCGCCACCGACGGGGGCGAGCCGCCGCCGGCCAAGGGCTCCGCGAAGGTCGTCGGCACCGTCGCCGAGAACCTGGAGACCCCGTGGGGCCTGGCCGAGCTGCCCGGCGGCGACCTGCTGGTCTCCTCCCGCGACACCGGCACCGTCTACCACGTGGCGGCCGGGGGCGGGAAGGTCACCGAGGCCGGCGAGGTGCCGGGCGTGCAGCGCGAGCCGGGCAACGAGGGCGGCCTGCTGGGACTCGCGCTCGGCGCCGACGAGATGCTCTACGCCTACTTCACCTCCGACAGCGACAACCGCATCGTACGGATGACGTACGACTCGGACGGGGCGGAGGGCAACCGGCTGGGCGCGCCGGACACCGTCTTCCGCGGCATCCCCAAGGGCGGCCGGCACAACGGCGGGAGGATCGCGTTCGGCCCGGACAAGATGCTGTACGTGGGCACCGGCGAGGCCGGCGACCCGGCGCTGGCGCAGGACATGGACTCGCTGGGCGGCAAGATCCTGCGGATGACGCCCGACGGCGAGCCGGCGCGCGGCAACCCGGAGGCGGGCTCGGTGGTGTACTCGTACGGCCACCGCAACGTGCAGGGGCTGGCCTGGGACGACGACAAGCGGCTGTGGGCGGCGGAGTTCGGCGACCAGAAGTGGGACGAGCTGAACCTCATCGAGCCGGGGAAGAACTACGGCTGGCCCGAGGTCGAGGGCAAGGAGAACCGCGACGGCTTCGTCGACCCCGTCGTGCAGTGGCCCACCCCGGACGCCTCGCCGAGCGGCATCGCGTTCGCGGACGGGTCGATCTGGATGGCGTCGCTCCGCGGCGAGCGGCTGTGGCGGATCCCGCTGGACGGCACGAAGGCGGCGGCGGACCCGCAGGCGTTCTTCGACGGCACGTACGGGCGGCTGCGCACGGTGCAGCGGGCGTCGGACGGCGATCTGCTGCTGATGACCAACGAGACGGACCTGCGCGGCACGCCGGAGAAGGGCGACGACCGCATCCTGCGGCTGGAGGTCAGCTAG
- a CDS encoding 2-hydroxyacid dehydrogenase → MWLPIPPDQITGLPPELDYVHWDAEPEFPADPADCVFLVAPYMRRITHDPVPRMTALKVLQTLTAGVDDFLPRLSTLPPGTRLCNARGVHEASTAELALALTLASLRGIPDFVRNQDAEEWRGGFHPSLADKTVLILGYGAIGGAVEDRLAGFECERVIRIARSPRTTPRGPVHALDGVGELLPAADVVIVTTPLTDATRGLVDAGFLARMKDGALLVNVARGAVVDTKALLDEVTPGRLRAALDVTDPEPLPPGHPLWHAAGALISPHTGGPTSAFRPRAERLLRAQLRRFAAGEPVEHVVAVA, encoded by the coding sequence GTGTGGCTGCCGATTCCGCCGGACCAGATCACCGGTCTGCCGCCGGAACTCGACTACGTCCACTGGGACGCCGAGCCCGAGTTCCCCGCGGACCCGGCGGACTGCGTGTTCCTGGTGGCCCCCTACATGCGCCGGATCACGCACGACCCGGTGCCGCGGATGACGGCGCTGAAGGTGCTGCAGACGCTCACCGCCGGGGTCGACGACTTCCTGCCCAGGCTGTCCACGCTGCCGCCGGGGACCCGGCTGTGCAACGCCCGCGGCGTGCACGAGGCGTCGACCGCGGAGCTGGCGCTCGCGCTCACCCTCGCCTCGCTGCGCGGCATCCCCGACTTCGTCCGTAACCAGGACGCGGAGGAGTGGCGCGGCGGCTTCCACCCGTCGCTCGCCGACAAGACCGTGCTGATCCTCGGCTACGGCGCCATCGGAGGCGCGGTGGAAGACCGGCTTGCGGGCTTTGAGTGCGAGCGGGTCATACGCATCGCGCGCTCCCCGCGCACCACACCGCGCGGCCCTGTCCACGCCCTCGACGGCGTAGGGGAGTTGCTGCCCGCCGCCGACGTGGTGATCGTGACGACCCCGCTGACCGACGCCACCCGCGGCCTCGTCGACGCCGGGTTCCTGGCCCGGATGAAGGACGGCGCGCTGCTCGTGAACGTCGCCCGCGGTGCCGTCGTCGACACGAAGGCCCTGCTGGACGAGGTGACACCGGGCCGGCTGCGGGCCGCGCTCGACGTGACGGACCCCGAGCCGCTGCCGCCGGGGCACCCGCTGTGGCATGCAGCGGGAGCGCTGATCAGCCCGCACACCGGCGGGCCCACGTCCGCCTTCCGGCCGCGTGCGGAGAGGCTGCTGCGTGCCCAGTTGCGGCGGTTCGCCGCAGGTGAACCGGTGGAGCACGTGGTCGCCGTTGCCTGA
- a CDS encoding helix-turn-helix transcriptional regulator, giving the protein MAAPPAPVAGAEAHDILGGVRAVRLSPVLAGRTEELETLDAALARASAGEPQAFVVAGEAGVGKTRLVEEFLTAARAAGAVTAAGGCVELGADGLPFAPFTTALRALQRELGDEAIAAAVGGREEELSRLLPDSSYAPPAGAPPHERDGRTRLFELTAQSLERLAADRTVVLALEDLHWSDRSTRELLSFLFRTMQATRLLVLATYRSDDIHRRHPLRPFLAELDRLRSVRRIELARLSRDEVAAQLTGIHGTVPAPTHADDIFRRSEGNPFFVEELSANPDCSLSESLRDLLLVRVERLTEPAQRVVRVAAEAGSHAEHALLAAVSGEGEDALLESLREAVAHNVLVPDEDGESYRFRHALLREAVRDDLLPGERSRLNRRYAEVLQADPTLVRAEQRLTRIARHWHHGRDSTRALPAVLAAAVEARCRHAFAEQYELLKRAMELWDDVPREIRARLRPADRIEDFETGAADTPLTELDLLAETVVAARLADERERALALTRRALEAIDEDAEPLRAAWFWVQRHWLVEDLARGDGRAELDHALLLVRDLPPSRVPALVLTAAASWEMLHRPGRPEGLAAAELAVRTAAAAGEENLELNAQVTLGIHLEDSGREEVGVGILREARDRARRSGDYTAAARAELNLAAALENLGRSREAAEVAADAARAAASRGRRDKVAFSLGNQVDSLVAMGRWDEAERVADRAERDAVVALTYGNLVQARARLALFRGDVARAEALLATARDRLGPQQTQPQMAIPLSTLTASVAAARGDLTGAREEAARTVDAGLAPGVHRYAWLLLEVAAEAEGDGRRVPAFARGTAAALARIRTAAAGLSCSAPVWAAHALLLRAQLARAAGDPDPAPWAAAAAAFEPLDRPYELARVRHRWAEALLATGDREGAAPLLADAHAAAGALGAVPLRTAVTALASRARVSLGGPDPAPADPVRALGLTSREQEVLRLVTAGRSNRQIAEELFISPKTASVHVSNLMAKLGVSARGEAAATAHRLRLFEDA; this is encoded by the coding sequence ATGGCCGCCCCGCCGGCACCTGTCGCCGGGGCCGAGGCGCATGACATCCTCGGCGGCGTGAGAGCCGTCCGCCTCAGCCCTGTACTCGCCGGGCGCACGGAAGAACTCGAGACGCTCGACGCCGCGCTCGCCCGCGCTTCCGCGGGCGAGCCGCAGGCGTTCGTCGTCGCGGGCGAGGCCGGGGTGGGCAAGACCCGCCTGGTGGAGGAGTTCCTGACCGCGGCGCGGGCCGCGGGCGCGGTGACCGCGGCCGGCGGCTGCGTCGAGCTGGGCGCGGACGGGCTGCCGTTCGCCCCGTTCACCACCGCCCTGCGCGCCCTCCAGCGCGAGCTGGGCGACGAGGCGATCGCCGCGGCCGTCGGCGGCCGCGAGGAGGAGCTGTCCCGGCTGCTGCCCGACTCCTCGTACGCGCCCCCGGCCGGCGCCCCGCCGCACGAGCGCGACGGCCGCACCCGCCTCTTCGAGCTGACCGCGCAGAGCCTGGAGCGGCTGGCCGCGGACCGCACCGTCGTCCTCGCCCTGGAGGACCTGCACTGGTCCGACCGCTCCACCCGCGAACTGCTCTCCTTCCTCTTCCGCACCATGCAGGCCACCCGGCTCCTGGTGCTGGCGACGTACCGCTCCGACGACATCCACCGCCGCCACCCCCTGCGCCCGTTCCTCGCCGAGCTGGACCGGCTGCGCTCCGTGCGCCGCATCGAGCTGGCGCGGCTCAGCCGCGACGAGGTCGCCGCCCAGCTCACCGGCATCCACGGCACCGTGCCGGCGCCCACCCACGCCGACGACATCTTCCGGCGCAGCGAGGGCAACCCCTTCTTCGTCGAGGAGCTGTCGGCCAACCCCGACTGCAGCCTCAGCGAGTCGCTGCGGGACCTGCTGCTCGTCCGGGTCGAGCGGCTGACCGAGCCGGCCCAGCGGGTGGTGCGGGTCGCCGCCGAGGCCGGCAGCCACGCGGAGCACGCGCTGCTCGCCGCGGTCAGCGGCGAGGGCGAGGACGCGCTGCTGGAGTCACTGCGCGAGGCCGTCGCCCACAACGTGCTCGTACCCGACGAGGACGGCGAGTCGTACCGCTTCCGGCACGCACTGCTGCGCGAGGCGGTCCGCGACGACCTGCTGCCCGGCGAGCGCTCCCGGCTCAACCGCCGCTACGCGGAGGTGCTCCAGGCCGACCCCACGCTCGTCCGGGCCGAGCAGCGGCTCACCCGCATCGCCCGCCACTGGCACCACGGCCGGGACAGCACCCGGGCGCTGCCCGCGGTGCTGGCGGCGGCGGTGGAGGCGCGCTGCCGGCACGCCTTCGCCGAGCAGTACGAACTGCTGAAGCGCGCGATGGAGCTGTGGGACGACGTACCGCGGGAGATCCGCGCCCGGCTGCGGCCCGCGGACCGCATCGAGGACTTCGAGACGGGCGCGGCGGACACCCCCCTCACCGAGCTGGACCTGCTCGCCGAGACCGTCGTCGCCGCCCGGCTCGCGGACGAGCGGGAACGGGCCCTGGCGCTCACCCGGCGCGCGCTGGAGGCCATCGACGAGGATGCGGAGCCGCTGCGCGCGGCGTGGTTCTGGGTGCAGCGGCACTGGCTGGTGGAGGACCTGGCGCGCGGCGACGGCCGCGCGGAGCTGGACCACGCGCTGCTGCTGGTACGCGACCTGCCGCCGTCGCGGGTCCCGGCGCTGGTGCTGACGGCCGCGGCGAGCTGGGAGATGCTGCACCGGCCGGGCCGGCCCGAGGGGCTGGCGGCGGCCGAGCTCGCGGTACGTACCGCCGCGGCGGCCGGCGAGGAGAACCTGGAGCTGAACGCGCAGGTGACCCTCGGCATCCACCTGGAGGACTCCGGCCGGGAGGAGGTGGGCGTGGGCATCCTGCGCGAGGCCCGCGACCGGGCCCGGCGCAGCGGCGACTACACGGCGGCGGCGCGCGCGGAGCTGAACCTGGCCGCGGCGCTGGAGAACCTGGGCCGCTCCCGGGAGGCGGCGGAGGTCGCCGCGGACGCGGCGCGGGCGGCGGCGAGCCGCGGGCGGCGCGACAAGGTGGCCTTCTCGCTCGGCAACCAGGTGGACTCCCTGGTGGCGATGGGCCGTTGGGACGAGGCGGAGCGCGTCGCCGACCGGGCGGAGCGGGACGCGGTCGTCGCCCTGACGTACGGCAACCTCGTCCAGGCCCGCGCCCGTCTCGCGCTGTTCCGCGGCGACGTGGCGCGGGCGGAGGCGCTGCTGGCCACCGCCCGCGACCGGCTCGGGCCGCAGCAGACGCAGCCGCAGATGGCGATCCCGCTGAGCACGCTGACGGCGTCGGTCGCGGCGGCGCGCGGCGACCTGACGGGCGCCCGCGAGGAGGCCGCCCGCACCGTCGACGCCGGTCTGGCGCCGGGCGTGCACCGGTACGCGTGGCTACTGCTTGAGGTGGCGGCGGAGGCCGAGGGGGACGGGCGGCGGGTGCCGGCGTTCGCCCGGGGCACGGCCGCGGCGCTGGCGCGGATCCGCACGGCGGCGGCGGGACTGTCCTGCTCGGCGCCGGTGTGGGCGGCGCACGCGCTGCTCCTGCGCGCGCAGTTGGCCCGCGCCGCCGGCGACCCCGACCCGGCGCCGTGGGCCGCGGCGGCGGCCGCGTTCGAGCCGCTGGACCGGCCGTACGAGCTGGCCCGGGTGCGGCACCGGTGGGCGGAGGCGCTGCTGGCCACCGGCGACCGGGAGGGCGCCGCGCCCCTCCTCGCCGACGCCCACGCGGCGGCCGGCGCCCTGGGCGCGGTCCCCCTGCGCACGGCGGTCACGGCGCTTGCCTCCCGCGCCCGGGTCTCCCTCGGCGGCCCGGACCCGGCCCCGGCGGACCCGGTGCGGGCGCTGGGGCTCACGTCGCGGGAGCAGGAGGTGCTGAGGCTGGTGACGGCGGGACGCAGCAACCGCCAGATCGCCGAGGAGCTGTTCATCTCGCCGAAGACGGCGAGCGTGCACGTGTCCAACCTGATGGCCAAACTCGGCGTCTCCGCCCGCGGCGAAGCCGCCGCGACGGCACACCGCCTCCGGCTCTTCGAGGACGCGTAG
- a CDS encoding aldo/keto reductase: protein MERRTIGAAALEVGAVGLGCMPMSWAYSTSRQQGDESVRAVCAALDAGVSLLDTADMYGPFTNELLVGRVLKERRADAFVSTKVGLLVGEQHVVANGRPAYVRRACDASLRRLQTDVIDLYQLHREDPEVPVEETWGAMAELVAAGKVRSLGFCAVGARADRRAGGGMYDATIRRLGRVQQVFPVSSVQAELSVWSPEALASLLPWCEARQVGFLAAMPLGHGFLTGTLTPGQGFEPDDIRARHPRFTAEMMAANQPVVAGLRRVAERHGATPAQAALAWVLAQGAHVVPVPGAKRARWSVENAAAAGLRLGPADLAEIAALPPAQGSWE from the coding sequence GTGGAGCGCAGGACGATCGGGGCGGCGGCCCTGGAGGTGGGCGCGGTCGGCCTCGGCTGCATGCCGATGAGCTGGGCGTACAGCACGTCACGGCAGCAGGGCGACGAGTCCGTACGCGCCGTGTGCGCGGCGCTCGACGCCGGCGTGAGCCTGCTGGACACCGCCGACATGTACGGGCCGTTCACCAACGAGCTGCTGGTCGGCCGGGTGCTCAAGGAGCGGCGCGCGGACGCGTTCGTCTCCACCAAGGTCGGCCTCCTCGTCGGCGAGCAGCACGTCGTCGCCAACGGCCGCCCGGCGTACGTCAGGCGCGCCTGCGACGCCTCGCTGCGCCGGCTCCAGACCGACGTCATCGACCTGTACCAACTGCACCGCGAGGACCCGGAGGTCCCGGTCGAGGAGACCTGGGGGGCGATGGCCGAGCTGGTGGCGGCGGGCAAGGTGCGCTCGCTGGGGTTCTGCGCGGTCGGCGCGCGGGCGGACCGCCGGGCGGGCGGCGGGATGTACGACGCGACGATCCGCCGGCTGGGCCGGGTGCAGCAGGTGTTCCCGGTCAGCAGCGTGCAGGCGGAGCTGTCGGTCTGGTCGCCGGAGGCGCTGGCGAGCCTGCTGCCGTGGTGCGAGGCGCGGCAGGTCGGGTTCCTCGCGGCGATGCCGCTGGGGCACGGGTTCCTCACCGGCACGCTGACGCCGGGGCAGGGCTTCGAGCCGGACGACATACGGGCCAGGCACCCGCGGTTCACCGCCGAGATGATGGCGGCGAACCAGCCGGTGGTCGCCGGGCTGCGCCGGGTCGCCGAGCGGCACGGCGCGACGCCGGCGCAGGCGGCGCTGGCGTGGGTGCTGGCGCAGGGGGCGCACGTGGTCCCGGTGCCGGGGGCGAAGCGGGCGCGGTGGTCGGTGGAGAACGCCGCGGCGGCGGGGCTGCGGCTGGGGCCCGCGGACCTGGCGGAGATCGCGGCGCTGCCGCCGGCGCAGGGATCGTGGGAGTAG
- a CDS encoding AAA family ATPase translates to MLGRVESPEPSEPAGADAGTRTGARVFVGRAAELGALTEAYERAAAGEPCAVLVGGEAGVGKSRLVEEFLARAEAAGAVTAVGNCIESGADGLPFAPFSTALRALRRRLGDRLDEAVAGQEGELARLLPELGPIPDVPAAAQGEAGRARLYELAARMLEKLAGERVLVLVVEDLHWADHSTRELLGYLLRSVQAARLLVVATYRSDDLHRRHPLRPGLAELDRLRGVRRFELARFSRDEVRSQLAWLRGGEPPEDLVAEVYGRSDGNAFFVEELAAGLGAGTGGRGGPVAGRPAGGIGESLRDLLLVRAEALPDPARRIVALAAVGGDRVDTALLAAVSGLGEDALFDALRTAIGAGVLLPADERVDAYRFRHALMREAVSDDLLPGERARLSRRFAEALEADPALVRADERPARLAGYWYLAGDPARALPAVLAAAADARARHAFADQLALLERAVALWDEAPPASRTVPDSGGAYPRAEEPEFADLLAETVFAARLASAYGRAITLGDRALRLLGTRAPLRAAWFRVERARCVQGLGRGDGWADLDRAQELVRGLPPSPVHAQVLAEVANWQAMHTPGGGAIEAAERAVQLARLVGAEETELTVRIPRAWMMVDSGDVEGGIAEFHAVRERAVADGLVVAAARAYANLPSALEGVGRSAESLAAAEEAIAMLADSGLATYLSLSHGNRANALLSLGRWDEAEEAVDAQFRTARSTQLRGSALLDRALLALLRGDYAVVRGELAAAREEFGNDRQPQYELPRAGMTIRLAAAEGRVADVRAAFGQAVGDGLRLGMQRYAWPLLYATAGAEARLRGLPAAETGRPAALAAIRAAMRNLPRFAPPWEALALMTEAELCAAEGRDATARWAEAEAAWAELEWPYEQAVTRYRWAESALAGGQAAAAARDGAARVLRLAYDTARDLGAAGLVRDAEALAARARIALTAAAAPAEPEDPAESLGLTAREADVLRLVAAGRSNRQIAEELFISPKTASVHVSHILAKLGVAARGEAAAVAHRLRLFEGA, encoded by the coding sequence ATGCTCGGTCGCGTGGAGTCCCCGGAGCCCTCGGAGCCGGCAGGCGCGGACGCCGGCACGCGCACCGGCGCCCGGGTCTTCGTCGGCCGCGCCGCGGAGCTGGGCGCGCTGACGGAGGCGTACGAGCGGGCCGCCGCGGGGGAGCCGTGCGCCGTGCTCGTCGGCGGTGAGGCGGGCGTCGGCAAGTCCCGGCTGGTGGAGGAGTTCCTGGCGCGCGCCGAGGCCGCCGGTGCGGTCACCGCCGTCGGCAACTGCATCGAGTCCGGCGCCGACGGCCTCCCCTTCGCGCCCTTCTCCACCGCGCTGCGCGCCCTGCGCCGCCGCCTCGGCGACCGGCTGGACGAGGCCGTCGCCGGGCAGGAGGGCGAGCTGGCCCGGCTGCTGCCCGAGCTGGGGCCGATCCCCGACGTGCCGGCGGCCGCCCAGGGCGAGGCCGGGCGGGCGCGGCTGTACGAGCTGGCCGCCCGGATGCTGGAGAAGCTGGCCGGCGAGCGGGTGCTCGTGCTGGTCGTCGAGGACCTGCACTGGGCCGACCACTCCACCCGCGAACTCCTCGGCTACCTGCTGCGCTCCGTCCAGGCCGCCCGGCTGCTCGTCGTCGCCACCTACCGCTCCGACGACCTGCACCGCCGCCACCCGCTGCGCCCCGGCCTCGCCGAGCTGGACCGGCTGCGCGGCGTCCGCCGGTTCGAGCTGGCCCGGTTCAGCCGCGACGAGGTGCGCAGCCAGCTCGCCTGGCTGCGCGGCGGCGAGCCGCCGGAGGACCTGGTGGCGGAGGTCTACGGGCGCTCGGACGGCAACGCGTTCTTCGTCGAGGAGCTGGCCGCGGGCCTCGGCGCCGGCACGGGCGGCAGGGGCGGCCCGGTCGCCGGGCGCCCCGCGGGCGGGATCGGCGAGTCGCTGCGCGACCTGCTGCTCGTACGGGCCGAGGCGCTGCCGGACCCCGCCCGCCGGATCGTCGCACTGGCCGCGGTCGGCGGCGACCGCGTCGACACCGCGCTGCTCGCCGCCGTCTCCGGGCTCGGCGAGGACGCCCTCTTCGACGCGCTCCGCACCGCCATCGGCGCCGGGGTGCTGCTCCCGGCGGACGAGCGGGTGGACGCGTACCGCTTCCGGCACGCCCTGATGCGCGAGGCCGTCTCCGACGACCTGCTGCCCGGCGAACGCGCCCGCCTCAGCCGCCGCTTCGCCGAGGCGCTGGAGGCCGACCCCGCCCTCGTACGGGCCGACGAGCGCCCCGCGCGGCTGGCCGGCTACTGGTATCTGGCCGGCGATCCCGCCCGCGCCCTGCCCGCCGTCCTCGCCGCCGCCGCGGACGCCCGCGCCCGGCACGCCTTCGCCGACCAGCTCGCGCTGCTGGAGCGGGCCGTCGCGCTGTGGGACGAGGCGCCGCCCGCCTCCCGTACCGTGCCGGACTCCGGCGGCGCCTACCCGCGCGCCGAGGAGCCCGAGTTCGCCGACCTGCTGGCCGAGACGGTGTTCGCGGCCCGGCTCGCGTCCGCGTACGGCAGGGCGATCACGCTCGGCGACCGGGCGCTGCGGCTGCTCGGCACGCGCGCGCCGCTGCGCGCCGCGTGGTTCCGCGTCGAGCGCGCCCGCTGCGTCCAGGGCCTCGGCCGCGGCGACGGCTGGGCGGACCTGGACCGGGCGCAGGAACTGGTCCGCGGCCTGCCGCCGTCGCCGGTACATGCGCAGGTGCTCGCCGAGGTCGCCAACTGGCAGGCGATGCACACCCCCGGCGGCGGCGCGATCGAGGCCGCGGAGCGCGCCGTACAACTGGCCCGGCTGGTCGGCGCCGAGGAGACCGAGCTGACCGTGCGCATCCCGCGGGCCTGGATGATGGTCGACTCCGGCGATGTCGAGGGCGGCATCGCGGAGTTCCACGCGGTACGGGAACGGGCGGTGGCCGACGGCCTCGTGGTGGCCGCGGCCCGGGCGTACGCGAACCTGCCCTCGGCCCTCGAAGGCGTCGGCAGGTCCGCGGAGTCGCTCGCCGCGGCCGAGGAGGCGATCGCGATGCTGGCCGACTCGGGGCTGGCCACGTACCTCTCGCTCAGCCACGGCAACCGCGCCAACGCGCTGCTGTCGCTCGGCCGCTGGGACGAAGCCGAGGAGGCCGTGGACGCGCAGTTCCGCACCGCGCGCAGCACGCAGTTGCGCGGTAGCGCGCTGCTGGACCGGGCGCTGCTGGCGCTGCTGCGCGGGGACTACGCCGTCGTGCGCGGCGAACTCGCCGCGGCCCGCGAGGAGTTCGGCAACGACCGGCAGCCGCAGTACGAGCTGCCGCGGGCCGGGATGACGATCCGGCTGGCCGCCGCGGAGGGGCGGGTCGCCGACGTGCGCGCCGCGTTCGGGCAGGCCGTCGGCGACGGGCTGCGGCTGGGCATGCAGCGCTACGCCTGGCCGCTGCTGTACGCCACCGCGGGCGCCGAGGCCCGGCTGCGCGGGCTGCCCGCGGCCGAGACGGGCCGGCCCGCGGCGCTGGCCGCGATCCGCGCGGCGATGCGCAACCTGCCGCGGTTCGCGCCGCCGTGGGAGGCGCTGGCGCTGATGACGGAGGCGGAGCTGTGCGCGGCCGAGGGCCGCGACGCGACGGCCCGCTGGGCGGAGGCCGAGGCGGCGTGGGCGGAGCTGGAGTGGCCGTACGAGCAGGCCGTGACCCGCTACCGCTGGGCGGAGTCGGCGCTCGCGGGCGGCCAGGCCGCGGCCGCCGCCCGGGACGGCGCGGCGCGGGTGCTGCGGCTCGCGTACGACACGGCGAGGGACCTCGGCGCGGCCGGGCTCGTCCGCGACGCGGAGGCCCTGGCTGCCCGCGCCCGGATCGCCCTGACCGCGGCCGCCGCCCCGGCGGAACCGGAGGATCCGGCGGAGTCGCTGGGGCTGACGGCGCGGGAGGCGGACGTGCTGCGGCTGGTGGCGGCGGGGCGGAGCAACCGGCAGATCGCCGAGGAGCTGTTCATCTCGCCGAAGACGGCGAGTGTGCACGTGTCCCACATCCTGGCGAAGCTGGGGGTGGCGGCGCGGGGCGAGGCGGCGGCGGTGGCGCACCGGCTGCGGCTCTTCGAGGGCGCCTGA